In Pseudomonadota bacterium, one genomic interval encodes:
- a CDS encoding EAL domain-containing protein: MPAASPPSDETTRLRALKALTALDSQPEQAFDRIVTLAADLAGVPISLISLVDEHRQWFKANTGLGGVAETHRDHAFCAHAILDQAVTVVPDATLDSRFSDNPLVLGEPGIRFYAGAPLRLKDGHQVGTLCVIDRKPRQIDERTVQQLSALSSIAASLLELRRSRTLLLEEQGRLVAENRARRVAEAALEGERSTLANVIDATDVGTWEWDVSTGHMQINERFATLLGYSPKELSPFSIRHLFSMTHPDDCGPLKAMLAGHLGGRMAGVECEIRLRNADGLWVWVQSRGSVLARPSKGDPQRMFGVILSIQERKEQEQELARSKDLLEAMGRIAGVGGWEVDLQQGEIYWTEETRRIHGVDSQYVPDLDAAVGFYAEDGRREIQRALDEALRTGSGWDLELPFVRASGEAIWVRAQGQAEQADGCPTRLFGAFQDITERRHLVDELQRQGEELRVTLESIGDAVVTTDPAGCVQYVNPVANAILNHRGELVGARFADMASFVDEASGELLPNPIGEAISRRETVQLARTALLRTAGGREIAVEGCVSPLIDAQGTLLGAVLVLRDVGENRRLLSEMSYQAKHDGLTGLVNRAEFERCLGGALESSRSIGVHHALLMIDLDQFKIVNDTCGHAAGDALLREVCDLIRSGVRSNDTVARLGGDEFAVLLMACQEDAALQIAEGICQRVSAYRFVHSGSRFRVGASIGLVVLDSRWGSVDRLLQAADNACYAAKERGRDRVHRYQEEDDAILSRQSSTRWVVRLEEALERDWFALDAQMIYRDGGGDSPVGAELFLRMCPPNQEPIMPGAFLPAAERFNLAPRVDQWVVVQALRSLVQGGVRIPTYFINLSAQSICDDAFHRFLLDSLQQLEATERERIVLEVTETAVISNMGAARKLLAQLRSHGVKVALDDFGSGMASFAYLRELAVDYLKIDGQFVTSLQDDPLSVVAVRAFVDAAQTLGIPVIAEHVHSATALAALRELGVPLFQGFHLHRPVPLDSLIAEASQPVAG, translated from the coding sequence ATGCCTGCAGCTAGCCCTCCAAGCGATGAGACTACCCGGTTGCGCGCGCTCAAAGCGCTGACGGCACTCGATTCCCAGCCAGAGCAGGCGTTCGATCGGATCGTCACGCTCGCGGCCGACCTCGCTGGCGTGCCGATAAGTCTGATTAGTCTGGTCGACGAACACCGTCAGTGGTTCAAGGCGAACACGGGCTTGGGCGGTGTCGCTGAGACGCATCGCGACCATGCGTTTTGCGCCCACGCGATTCTCGATCAAGCCGTGACCGTGGTGCCCGATGCCACACTCGATAGCAGGTTTTCGGACAATCCTCTTGTGCTCGGAGAACCAGGGATTCGGTTCTACGCGGGCGCTCCCCTTCGCCTCAAGGACGGGCATCAGGTGGGGACGCTCTGCGTGATCGATCGAAAGCCGCGGCAGATCGATGAACGCACCGTGCAACAACTCTCGGCGCTTTCGTCGATAGCGGCATCGCTCCTCGAACTGCGTCGCTCACGCACCCTACTGCTGGAAGAGCAGGGCAGACTCGTTGCCGAGAATCGGGCGCGGAGGGTGGCCGAAGCAGCACTTGAAGGCGAACGTTCAACGTTGGCCAATGTGATCGACGCGACCGACGTAGGGACCTGGGAATGGGATGTCTCCACCGGCCATATGCAGATCAACGAGCGATTCGCGACCTTGCTCGGATACTCGCCGAAGGAGCTGAGTCCCTTCTCCATTAGGCACCTGTTCTCAATGACGCATCCGGACGATTGCGGTCCGCTCAAGGCGATGCTCGCGGGCCACCTCGGCGGACGGATGGCGGGCGTGGAATGCGAGATTCGCCTGCGCAACGCCGACGGTCTCTGGGTGTGGGTGCAGAGTCGTGGCTCCGTTCTGGCGCGGCCGTCGAAGGGCGATCCGCAGAGGATGTTTGGGGTCATTCTCTCGATTCAGGAACGCAAGGAGCAGGAACAGGAACTCGCTCGCAGTAAGGATTTGCTGGAAGCCATGGGGCGAATTGCGGGCGTGGGGGGTTGGGAGGTCGATCTGCAACAGGGCGAGATCTACTGGACCGAAGAAACACGCCGAATCCATGGTGTGGACAGCCAGTACGTCCCCGATCTCGATGCAGCTGTTGGGTTCTACGCGGAAGACGGAAGGCGGGAGATTCAGCGAGCTCTGGATGAGGCTCTAAGGACCGGGTCGGGATGGGATCTGGAGTTGCCCTTCGTACGCGCTAGCGGGGAGGCGATTTGGGTGCGTGCACAAGGGCAGGCTGAGCAGGCGGACGGCTGCCCAACCCGGCTCTTCGGTGCCTTTCAGGACATCACCGAACGTCGCCACCTGGTTGATGAGCTTCAGCGCCAGGGGGAAGAGCTGCGCGTTACGCTCGAGTCGATCGGTGACGCGGTGGTCACGACTGACCCCGCAGGATGCGTGCAGTATGTGAACCCCGTCGCGAACGCCATTCTGAATCACCGCGGCGAGTTGGTGGGAGCGCGTTTCGCCGACATGGCGTCCTTCGTGGATGAGGCGAGTGGGGAGCTATTGCCCAACCCGATAGGGGAGGCGATCTCTCGACGCGAGACAGTGCAACTTGCGAGGACGGCGCTGCTGAGAACCGCTGGGGGGCGGGAGATCGCAGTAGAAGGTTGCGTCTCTCCACTGATCGATGCGCAAGGCACACTGCTCGGCGCGGTGTTGGTGCTGCGAGATGTAGGGGAGAACCGCCGTCTACTAAGCGAAATGAGCTATCAGGCCAAGCACGACGGGCTCACGGGACTGGTGAATAGAGCCGAATTCGAACGTTGCCTTGGCGGTGCCCTCGAGTCATCACGCAGTATCGGCGTCCACCACGCATTGCTGATGATCGATCTGGATCAGTTCAAGATCGTCAACGACACCTGCGGTCACGCGGCCGGTGATGCGCTTCTGAGGGAAGTGTGCGATCTCATCCGCTCGGGGGTGCGTAGCAACGATACGGTAGCGCGCCTGGGCGGTGACGAGTTTGCGGTGCTGCTGATGGCCTGCCAGGAAGATGCGGCGTTGCAGATTGCCGAGGGGATTTGCCAACGCGTCAGCGCCTATCGCTTCGTGCATTCGGGTAGCCGTTTCCGTGTCGGGGCCAGTATCGGACTGGTTGTCTTAGATAGCCGTTGGGGCTCGGTGGATCGGCTGTTGCAGGCTGCTGATAACGCTTGCTATGCGGCGAAGGAGCGCGGGCGGGATCGCGTGCATCGCTACCAGGAAGAGGACGACGCCATCCTCTCGCGACAGTCCTCTACCCGTTGGGTGGTGCGGCTCGAGGAGGCGCTGGAGAGAGACTGGTTCGCGCTGGATGCCCAGATGATTTATCGCGACGGCGGCGGTGACTCACCGGTCGGCGCTGAGCTCTTTCTGCGTATGTGTCCACCCAATCAGGAACCAATCATGCCGGGGGCTTTCCTGCCTGCGGCTGAGCGCTTCAACCTTGCTCCCAGAGTAGATCAATGGGTGGTAGTCCAGGCGTTGAGGTCGCTGGTCCAGGGTGGCGTTCGTATACCTACGTACTTTATTAATTTGTCGGCTCAGTCCATCTGCGATGACGCCTTTCACCGTTTTCTACTTGATTCTCTCCAACAGTTGGAAGCCACCGAACGCGAGCGTATCGTGTTGGAGGTCACCGAGACTGCGGTCATCTCCAATATGGGCGCAGCGCGAAAGCTGCTCGCGCAACTTAGATCGCATGGTGTGAAGGTGGCACTCGATGACTTTGGCTCTGGGATGGCGTCCTTCGCCTATCTTCGGGAGCTCGCGGTCGACTACCTGAAAATCGATGGACAGTTCGTCACCTCCCTGCAAGACGATCCGCTAAGCGTCGTTGCGGTGCGGGCGTTCGTGGACGCCGCGCAGACCCTGGGCATCCCTGTGATAGCCGAACACGTGCACTCGGCAACCGCACTGGCGGCGCTACGAGAGTTGGGTGTGCCGCTGTTTCAGGGGTTCCACCTGCATCGCCCTGTGCCCCTCGACAGCCTGATCGCCGAGGCGTCGCAGCCCGTAGCTGGGTAG
- a CDS encoding FAD-dependent oxidoreductase produces MSQPASSAATAASPSAAEKPRIVVVGGGAGGLELVAALGRRLGRKGKADIMLVDRNSSHIWKPLLHEVATGALDSSLDEVGYREHAHRFGYRYLFGEMSGLDREAKEVIIAPTIDEDGEEIMAQQRIRYDYLVMAVGSVSNDFATKGVAEHCIFLDRRQQAERFRQKLLNLCVAASLKTQANPAEKPTVDVAIVGGGATGVELSAELRHATDELRYYGLDNFDQSQLRTVLLEAGPRILPALPERISNAAHEELENIGVKVLCNARVIEVTREG; encoded by the coding sequence TTGTCCCAGCCAGCCTCGAGCGCCGCCACGGCGGCCAGCCCTTCTGCCGCTGAAAAGCCCCGCATCGTCGTCGTCGGTGGGGGTGCCGGCGGCCTGGAACTCGTGGCCGCCCTTGGCCGTCGCTTAGGTCGCAAGGGTAAGGCCGACATCATGCTGGTCGACCGCAATTCCTCCCACATCTGGAAGCCTCTCCTGCACGAGGTGGCGACGGGCGCCCTCGACTCGAGCCTGGATGAGGTGGGTTACCGCGAGCACGCCCACCGCTTCGGCTATCGCTATCTCTTCGGCGAGATGTCGGGCCTCGACCGCGAGGCGAAGGAAGTGATCATCGCGCCGACCATTGACGAGGACGGCGAGGAGATCATGGCGCAGCAGCGCATCCGCTACGACTACCTGGTGATGGCGGTGGGCAGCGTCTCGAACGACTTCGCCACCAAGGGCGTGGCGGAGCACTGCATCTTCCTCGACCGTCGTCAGCAGGCGGAGCGCTTCCGCCAGAAGCTCCTCAACCTCTGCGTGGCGGCCTCGCTCAAGACCCAGGCGAACCCGGCGGAGAAGCCGACCGTGGACGTGGCCATCGTCGGCGGCGGCGCGACCGGCGTGGAGCTCTCGGCGGAGCTGCGCCATGCCACGGACGAGCTGCGCTACTACGGCCTCGACAACTTCGATCAGTCCCAGCTGCGCACGGTCCTGCTGGAGGCGGGCCCGCGCATCCTGCCGGCCCTGCCGGAGCGCATCTCCAACGCGGCCCACGAGGAGCTGGAGAACATCGGCGTGAAGGTGCTCTGCAATGCGCGCGTGATCGAGGTGACGCGCGAGGG
- a CDS encoding nitrile hydratase subunit alpha has protein sequence MSDHHDHDHAKTVQPDHPEPTSDAALVGLALRELLIEGGCYTAEDELAMIAKMQGASPYNGGRLAARAWTDPAFRSRLLENGAEAIKELGFDLSPTEFTVVENTDEEHNVIVCTLCSCYPRALLGMSPAWYKSKAYRARVVREPRAVLAEFGVALDEDVSVRVHDSTAELRYMVLPQRPAGTEGWDEARLAALVTRDSLIGTQRALSASHLN, from the coding sequence GTGAGCGACCACCACGACCACGACCACGCGAAGACGGTCCAACCCGATCACCCCGAGCCCACCAGCGATGCGGCCCTCGTCGGCCTTGCGTTGCGCGAGCTGCTGATCGAAGGCGGGTGCTACACGGCTGAAGACGAGCTGGCGATGATCGCCAAGATGCAGGGGGCGTCGCCGTACAACGGCGGGCGCCTCGCCGCGCGTGCTTGGACGGATCCCGCCTTTCGATCTCGGTTGCTCGAGAACGGGGCGGAAGCGATCAAGGAGCTCGGGTTCGATCTGTCGCCGACGGAATTCACGGTGGTGGAGAACACCGATGAGGAGCACAACGTGATCGTGTGCACCTTGTGTTCTTGTTATCCGCGGGCGCTGTTGGGGATGTCACCGGCCTGGTACAAGTCGAAGGCCTATCGGGCGCGGGTGGTGCGCGAGCCTCGGGCGGTGCTTGCGGAGTTTGGGGTGGCGCTGGATGAAGACGTGAGCGTGCGGGTGCACGACTCCACGGCGGAGTTGCGGTACATGGTGTTGCCGCAGCGGCCGGCGGGTACGGAGGGGTGGGATGAAGCACGTCTGGCCGCACTGGTCACCCGGGACTCACTGATCGGTACCCAGCGGGCATTGAGTGCATCACACCTCAATTAG
- a CDS encoding ScnB-like protein: MTTPSGPHDIGGVDAGPIDPSEHDTAWWEWQVDAMVRLAMGKGLFTDFAELRDGIERLAPEDYERLTYYERWATSLAHTLLDKGVVTQEQLDARVAEIRKRQAAAGEPE, translated from the coding sequence ATGACCACACCTTCCGGACCTCACGACATCGGCGGCGTCGACGCCGGCCCCATCGACCCCAGCGAACACGACACGGCGTGGTGGGAATGGCAGGTCGACGCCATGGTCCGCCTCGCCATGGGCAAGGGCCTGTTCACGGACTTCGCCGAGCTGCGCGACGGCATCGAGCGCCTCGCCCCCGAGGACTACGAACGCCTCACCTATTACGAACGTTGGGCCACTTCGCTCGCGCACACGCTCCTCGACAAGGGCGTGGTCACGCAGGAGCAGCTGGACGCGCGCGTGGCGGAGATTCGCAAGCGCCAAGCGGCCGCAGGTGAGCCCGAATGA
- a CDS encoding SH3-like domain-containing protein — protein sequence MTAPRFAVDQRVRIADRTPAVHHRVPWYAKGQVGTIERVCGEHGQPEHFIRGDGGPRTRLYRVRILQQDLWTDYSGAASDVLELEVFEHWLEEA from the coding sequence ATGACCGCGCCCCGTTTCGCCGTCGACCAGCGGGTGCGCATCGCTGATCGCACGCCCGCCGTGCACCACCGCGTGCCTTGGTACGCCAAGGGCCAGGTCGGCACGATCGAGCGGGTGTGTGGGGAGCACGGGCAGCCGGAGCATTTCATCCGCGGTGATGGCGGACCTCGCACGAGGCTCTACCGAGTGCGCATTCTCCAGCAGGATTTGTGGACCGACTATTCAGGCGCGGCTAGCGATGTGCTCGAACTCGAGGTGTTCGAGCACTGGCTCGAGGAGGCATAG